One window of the Epinephelus moara isolate mb chromosome 24, YSFRI_EMoa_1.0, whole genome shotgun sequence genome contains the following:
- the cbfa2t2 gene encoding protein CBFA2T2 isoform X2, with protein MPGSPVDAKTHSRSAPSSSASSTMPPLPSVNPSGPRPASFSTTALTNGNHHSPPTLNAVPSPPQRYSNGPSSSSSSSLANQQLPATCGARQLSKLKRFLTTLQQFGNDISPEIGDSVRSLVLALVNSTVTIEEFHSRLQEATNFPLRPFVIPFLKANLPLLQRELLHCARAAKQTPAQYLSQHEHLLLSTTMASSPDSSELLMEPPETVTKRHSPSRAKENGFHERQPAAMEPAAKRICTISPAPRHSPAHPLPLSAQLHPTPPPLQHYALDDIAAPHILHREHSQRMLEIRELKDRPRLPGTNGGYREEPVDHRLTDREWADEWRHLDHVLNCIVDMVEKTRRSVSVLRRCQESDREELNYWRRRSSEQEDPRKGGSGSAPFSKTHSPHSAESDSQRDFAPRPGSAYVTDEIWRKAEEAVNEVKRQAMDEVQKAVAEAEQKAFEMIASERAKMEKTLADAKRKAQEDAIMVINEQEDSSECCWNCGRKASETCSGCNAARYCGSFCQHKDWERHHLICSPGLQAQPKPVSAITASRAAAVATAAAAAAAAGVSPVGLAGVKVPDSVPSASSPGGEKASVTSRSSTPSTPALAPEANGH; from the exons ATGCCCGGTTCTCCTGTGGATGCTAAGACTCATTCCAGATCAGCCCCCAGCAGCAGTGCCAGCTCCACCATGCCACCCCTGCCCTCTGTCAACCCCAGCGGCCCTCGCCCGGCCTCCTTTTCCACCACAGCAT TGACTAATGGGAATCATCATTCCCCACCAACCCTGAATGCAGTGCCATCTCCACCGCAGCGTTACAGCAACGGaccatcctcttcctcttcctcatcgcTGGCTAACCAGCAGCTGCCGGCCACCTGTGGGGCTCGCCAGCTGAGCAAGCTCAAACGTTTCCTGACCACGCTGCAGCAGTTTGGCAACGACATCTCTCCTGAGATTGGAGACAGCGTCCGAAGCCTGGTTCTGGCCCTCGTG AATTCGACGGTTACCATTGAGGAGTTCCACTCACGGCTTCAGGAGGCCACCAACTTCCCCTTACGGCCCTTTGTCATTCCTTTCCTCAAG GCAAACCTTCCCCTCCTGCAAAGGGAGCTCCTCCACTGTGCAAGGGCAGCCAAGCAGACCCCAGCCCAGTACCTGTCCCAGCATGAGCATCTCCTGCTGAGCACCACCATGGCGTCTTCTCCAGACTCCTCTGAGCTGCTGATGGAGCCTCCTGAAACTGTTACCAAGAGACACAGCCCCAGCAG AGCTAAAGAGAACGGTTTCCACGAACGTCAACCTGCAGCCATGGAGCCCGCCGCAAAACGAATTTGCACCATCAGCCCAGCTCCCCGACACAGCCCCGCCCACCCGCTGCCCCTCAGCGCCCAGCTTCACCCGACCCCTCCGCCCTTGCAGCACTACGCGCTGGATGACATCGCAGCACCGCACATCCTACACCGTGAGCACAGCCAACGCATGCTGGAGATCCGCGAGCTCAAAGACAGGCCCAGACTCCCTG GCACTAACGGGGGCTACCGCGAGGAGCCGGTGGaccacagactgacagacagagagtgggCTGATGAATGGAGGCATCTGGACCAT GTGTTGAACTGCATCGTCGACATGGTAGAGAAGACACGGAGGTCAGTGAGCGTGCTCAGGCGATGCCAGGAGTCGGATCGCGAGGAGCTCAACTATTGGAGACGGCGCTCGAGCGAGCAGGAGGACCCGCGCAAAGGAGGCTCAGGCTCCGCTCCCTTCTCCAAGACACACAGCCCCCACTCTGCAGAGTCGG ACTCCCAGCGCGACTTTGCACCACGGCCAGGCTCAGCATACGTTACAGATGAGATCTGGAGGAAAGCTG AAGAAGCGGTGAATGAGGTGAAGCGTCAGGCCATGGATGAGGTTCAGAAGGCAGTAGCAGAGGCTGAGCAGAAGGCTTTTGAAATGATTGCCTCTGAGAGAGCTAAGATGGAAAAGACTCTGGCTGATGCAAAGAGGAAGGCTCAAGAGGACGCAATCATGGTCATCAACGAGCAGGAGGACTCCAGTGAG TGTTGCTGGAATTGTGGCCGCAAAGCCAGCGAGACGTGCAGCGGCTGCAACGCAGCTCGCTACTGCGGCTCCTTCTGCcagcacaaagactgggagAGGCATCACCTCATCTGCAGCCCAGGACTTCAGGCTCAGCCTAAACCAGTTTCCGCCATCACTGCGAGcagggcggctgccgtggccacagcggcagcagcagcagcagccgccgGGGTGTCTCCTGTCGGTCTGGCCGGGGTCAAGGTTCCCGACAGCGTTCCTTCAGCCTCCAGTCCTGGTGGAGAGAAGGCTTCGGTCACCTCTCGCTCCTCCACCCCGTCCACCCCCGCCTTGGCCCCTGAGGCCAACGGACACTAG
- the cbfa2t2 gene encoding protein CBFA2T2 isoform X1, whose protein sequence is MVGMPSALNYSREKKSPAMPGSPVDAKTHSRSAPSSSASSTMPPLPSVNPSGPRPASFSTTALTNGNHHSPPTLNAVPSPPQRYSNGPSSSSSSSLANQQLPATCGARQLSKLKRFLTTLQQFGNDISPEIGDSVRSLVLALVNSTVTIEEFHSRLQEATNFPLRPFVIPFLKANLPLLQRELLHCARAAKQTPAQYLSQHEHLLLSTTMASSPDSSELLMEPPETVTKRHSPSRAKENGFHERQPAAMEPAAKRICTISPAPRHSPAHPLPLSAQLHPTPPPLQHYALDDIAAPHILHREHSQRMLEIRELKDRPRLPGTNGGYREEPVDHRLTDREWADEWRHLDHVLNCIVDMVEKTRRSVSVLRRCQESDREELNYWRRRSSEQEDPRKGGSGSAPFSKTHSPHSAESDSQRDFAPRPGSAYVTDEIWRKAEEAVNEVKRQAMDEVQKAVAEAEQKAFEMIASERAKMEKTLADAKRKAQEDAIMVINEQEDSSECCWNCGRKASETCSGCNAARYCGSFCQHKDWERHHLICSPGLQAQPKPVSAITASRAAAVATAAAAAAAAGVSPVGLAGVKVPDSVPSASSPGGEKASVTSRSSTPSTPALAPEANGH, encoded by the exons ACAGTAGAGAGAAGAAGAGCCCTGCCATGCCCGGTTCTCCTGTGGATGCTAAGACTCATTCCAGATCAGCCCCCAGCAGCAGTGCCAGCTCCACCATGCCACCCCTGCCCTCTGTCAACCCCAGCGGCCCTCGCCCGGCCTCCTTTTCCACCACAGCAT TGACTAATGGGAATCATCATTCCCCACCAACCCTGAATGCAGTGCCATCTCCACCGCAGCGTTACAGCAACGGaccatcctcttcctcttcctcatcgcTGGCTAACCAGCAGCTGCCGGCCACCTGTGGGGCTCGCCAGCTGAGCAAGCTCAAACGTTTCCTGACCACGCTGCAGCAGTTTGGCAACGACATCTCTCCTGAGATTGGAGACAGCGTCCGAAGCCTGGTTCTGGCCCTCGTG AATTCGACGGTTACCATTGAGGAGTTCCACTCACGGCTTCAGGAGGCCACCAACTTCCCCTTACGGCCCTTTGTCATTCCTTTCCTCAAG GCAAACCTTCCCCTCCTGCAAAGGGAGCTCCTCCACTGTGCAAGGGCAGCCAAGCAGACCCCAGCCCAGTACCTGTCCCAGCATGAGCATCTCCTGCTGAGCACCACCATGGCGTCTTCTCCAGACTCCTCTGAGCTGCTGATGGAGCCTCCTGAAACTGTTACCAAGAGACACAGCCCCAGCAG AGCTAAAGAGAACGGTTTCCACGAACGTCAACCTGCAGCCATGGAGCCCGCCGCAAAACGAATTTGCACCATCAGCCCAGCTCCCCGACACAGCCCCGCCCACCCGCTGCCCCTCAGCGCCCAGCTTCACCCGACCCCTCCGCCCTTGCAGCACTACGCGCTGGATGACATCGCAGCACCGCACATCCTACACCGTGAGCACAGCCAACGCATGCTGGAGATCCGCGAGCTCAAAGACAGGCCCAGACTCCCTG GCACTAACGGGGGCTACCGCGAGGAGCCGGTGGaccacagactgacagacagagagtgggCTGATGAATGGAGGCATCTGGACCAT GTGTTGAACTGCATCGTCGACATGGTAGAGAAGACACGGAGGTCAGTGAGCGTGCTCAGGCGATGCCAGGAGTCGGATCGCGAGGAGCTCAACTATTGGAGACGGCGCTCGAGCGAGCAGGAGGACCCGCGCAAAGGAGGCTCAGGCTCCGCTCCCTTCTCCAAGACACACAGCCCCCACTCTGCAGAGTCGG ACTCCCAGCGCGACTTTGCACCACGGCCAGGCTCAGCATACGTTACAGATGAGATCTGGAGGAAAGCTG AAGAAGCGGTGAATGAGGTGAAGCGTCAGGCCATGGATGAGGTTCAGAAGGCAGTAGCAGAGGCTGAGCAGAAGGCTTTTGAAATGATTGCCTCTGAGAGAGCTAAGATGGAAAAGACTCTGGCTGATGCAAAGAGGAAGGCTCAAGAGGACGCAATCATGGTCATCAACGAGCAGGAGGACTCCAGTGAG TGTTGCTGGAATTGTGGCCGCAAAGCCAGCGAGACGTGCAGCGGCTGCAACGCAGCTCGCTACTGCGGCTCCTTCTGCcagcacaaagactgggagAGGCATCACCTCATCTGCAGCCCAGGACTTCAGGCTCAGCCTAAACCAGTTTCCGCCATCACTGCGAGcagggcggctgccgtggccacagcggcagcagcagcagcagccgccgGGGTGTCTCCTGTCGGTCTGGCCGGGGTCAAGGTTCCCGACAGCGTTCCTTCAGCCTCCAGTCCTGGTGGAGAGAAGGCTTCGGTCACCTCTCGCTCCTCCACCCCGTCCACCCCCGCCTTGGCCCCTGAGGCCAACGGACACTAG